Part of the Streptomyces sp. NBC_00457 genome, AAACTGCGCGCGGGCGAGGAGATCGACGTCGGTGCCGAGGCTCCGCCAGGTCCGGCCGCGGAGGACGAGGCCGGCCAGGTCGCCGAGGCCCTCGCCACCGTGCACCGCGCGGCGCTGCGGGCCGCCGTGGAACGCGCGGAGCTGGCCAGCGGCATCTCCGGTGTCTTCGTCAACCTCGCCCGCCGCAGCCAGGTCCTGGTCCACCGCCAGCTCAGCCTGCTCGACAGCATGGAACGGCGCTCCGACGACCCGAATGAGCTGAGCGACCTGTTCCGGCTCGACCACCTCACCACCCGCATGCGACGCCACGCGGAGAGCCTGATCATCCTCTCCGGGGCGGCACCCGGCCGGGCGTGGCGCATGCCGGTCTCCCTGACGAACGTCGTCCGCGCGGCGGTCTCCGAAGTCGAGGACTACGCGCGCGTGGAGGTACGACAACTCCCCGAGACCGCCGTCATCGGCACGGCCGTGGCCGACCTCACCCATCTTCTCGCGGAGATCGTGGAGAACGCGGCCCAGTTCTCGCCGCCGCACACGCGCGTGCGGATCACCGGCGAGCCCGTCGGCAACGGCTACGTCCTGGAGGTCGAGGACCGGGGCCTGGGCATGGGCAAGGAGACCCTCGCCGAGGCCAATCGCCGTATCGAACAGTCCGAGGCCCTCGACCTGTTCGACAGCGACCGGCTGGGCCTCTTCGTGGTCAGCAGGCTCGCGGCCCGGCACGGCGTCAAGGTGCACCTGCGCACCTCCCCGTACGGCGGCACGACCGCGGTCGTACTGCTGCCCACCGCCCTGCTGCACAGCGGCGCGGAGGAACGTTCTCCTCGCAAGACCGCAGAGGCGGAGCGACCCGCGGAACGCGAGTACGCGCGCGTGCCCGGCCCGGCCCCGCACCAGGAGTCCGTGACCGCGCCCGCGGACCGCCCCGCACTGGTGGCACCCGTCGCCACCGCCGCGGACACCGCGGCAGACACACCACCCCCCGGAGTCACCACCTTGCGACTGCACCGCCCGCCGGACGACTCCGAAGCCTCCGACGACCTTCCCCGTCGCGTCCGGCAGGCGAACCTCGCCCCCCAACTGCGCGACGGACGCCCCGAGGAGCCGGAACCACCGGCCGCTCCGCCGGGCCAGGACGAGCGCACACCCGAACTCGTGCGGGACCGCATGGCGTCGTACCGCGACGGCTGGACGCGCGGCGGCGGCAGGCAGCCCGGACGCGGTGCCGCTCCAGAAACCCCGGCGGGCAGCGACAGCAGCGAAGGAGACCCCGCATGATCCAGGACCCGAGCATGAGGGCCGACGTGGGGGTCCCCCCGCTCGAGCGAAACCGAGAGTGGGGGAGGTCGGGCGAACTCGACTGGCTGCTGGACGACTTGGTCCTGCGCGTGAGCGACGTCAGGCACGCCGTGGTGCTGTCCAACGACGGACTGGCCGTGGGCGCGTCCACCGACCTCCGCCGTGAGGACGCCGAACACCTCGCCGCGGTCGCCTCCGGCTTCCACAGCCTGGCCAAGGGCGCCGGCCGGCACTTCGGCGCGGGCGGCGTACGCCAGACCATGGTGGAGATGGACGACGGC contains:
- a CDS encoding sensor histidine kinase; this translates as MRTSRRTPEAGAAPPPVRGRRAHAGPPADEGRDEPVDTVVDDAPARAGRWSIRPRTVRAKIVCLLMVPVVSLLALWAYATVSTAQDVSRLRQLQRVDSAIRAPVADAVAALQAEREAAVRHATDPSSGQSGAVARLAERTDRAVRELRLGKDNTVADSEELPAGVAARLEAFVTAAEELRPLRTAVQDRRAGWDETYRQYTKTIATAFTVGGALTGIQDAELGSDARVLLEFSRAGEALAQEDVVLAGARLAGRLDGERMRLFTGAVETRRTLTGAAVADLRGPERTAWRALAEGSAYAALGAVENKVLATGSGARAIHAAPEATWDQAHARVQDAMRSIEEDAGRGVADRADPFTRGLLTPAGAAVLLGLLAVAASLVISVRIGRALVVELVSLRNSALEIARRKLPEAMRKLRAGEEIDVGAEAPPGPAAEDEAGQVAEALATVHRAALRAAVERAELASGISGVFVNLARRSQVLVHRQLSLLDSMERRSDDPNELSDLFRLDHLTTRMRRHAESLIILSGAAPGRAWRMPVSLTNVVRAAVSEVEDYARVEVRQLPETAVIGTAVADLTHLLAEIVENAAQFSPPHTRVRITGEPVGNGYVLEVEDRGLGMGKETLAEANRRIEQSEALDLFDSDRLGLFVVSRLAARHGVKVHLRTSPYGGTTAVVLLPTALLHSGAEERSPRKTAEAERPAEREYARVPGPAPHQESVTAPADRPALVAPVATAADTAADTPPPGVTTLRLHRPPDDSEASDDLPRRVRQANLAPQLRDGRPEEPEPPAAPPGQDERTPELVRDRMASYRDGWTRGGGRQPGRGAAPETPAGSDSSEGDPA
- a CDS encoding roadblock/LC7 domain-containing protein; this translates as MIQDPSMRADVGVPPLERNREWGRSGELDWLLDDLVLRVSDVRHAVVLSNDGLAVGASTDLRREDAEHLAAVASGFHSLAKGAGRHFGAGGVRQTMVEMDDGFLFVAAAGDGSCLAVLTAVTADIGLVAYEMARLVKRVGEHLYTAPRVAARPPAG